TGCACGAGCTGAGACACTATTTTACAACAATGAAGGATGGCAAATAGGCAGGGTATGAATCTATTGGATTTCAACCGGTGCTGAAGGAGAGAACGATGGTTCTGACGGTGTTTCGCTCAAGATTGCGCCCAGAAGCTCAAGCGGAGTACGGAGAATTGGCCCCACAGATGTCAAAGTTGGCAAGGTCAATGCCGGGTTACAAATCCTACAAGGCCTTTGTTGCTGAGGATTGGGAGTGACTAACGCTGGTTGAATTTGAAGACGATGCTACCCAATTTGATTGGGCCAGCCATCCAGAGCATCGTGCTGCCCAAAAGTGTGGACGATCTGTTTTTTTACAGTGAATACTCATTGCAAATTTGTGAAGTGAAACGAGAATCTCGATTTTCTGCAAACTAAGAGGATCACTGACGTAGTGAGATTTCAGACTAGTAGGGCTTGTGTCGGGAAGGTTGGCCTGCCGAGCAAGCCCGACAGGCCGTGTAGAGATGGGATCAATCAACGTAAGGTTGACCGATCCGTCAGCAGGATTAGATTTCGAAGCGGTCGAGGTTCATCACCTTATTCCAGGCAGCCACAAAATCCTTCACGAATTTCTCCTTGGAGTCGTTCTGAGCATAGACCTCAGCGATTGCTCGAAGTTGTGAATGAGAACCAAATATCAGATCTACACGGGTACCCGTCCACTTTAGATCACCGCTTGTGCGATCACGACCTTCGAAGACTTCCTCTTCCTCAGAATTTGCCTTCCATTCTGTACTCATGTCCAGCAGATTGACGAAGAAGTCTGTGGACAATACACCGGGTCGATCAGTGAAGACACCGTGTTTTGACTGATTATGATTGGCATCCAGAACACGCATGCCACCGACCAGTGCTGTCATTTCTGGAGCAGTCAGGGTCATGAGTTGGGCCTTGTCCACCAGGAATTCTTCCGTAGACACGGTGAAGGCAGCCTTCTGATAGTTACGGAAGCCATCTGCTTGGGACTCCAGCACTGCAAAAGAATCAGCATCAGTTTGCTCCGCTGTTGCATCAGTGCGACCAGCAGTGAAAGGCACTTCGATGTTGTGTCCACCGGCTTTGACAGCTTGCTCAACTGCAGCACAACCACCAAGCACGATCAGGTCAGCTATGGAGACCTTCTTGCCACCACCAGCGGAAGCATTGAAGGTTTCCTGAACACCACCCAATGCCTGGAGTACTTTGGCCAGTTGCTCTGGTTGGTTAGCATCCCATTCCTTCTGAGGAGCCAGACGGATGCGAGCACCATTGGCACCACCACGCTTGTCTGAATTACGGAAGGTGGTCGCAGAACACCAAGCAGTCCCGACAAGTTCTGAGGTAGATAGACCGGTTGCCAGGATGCTGGCCTTGAGTTGAGCGATGTCACTGGCATCAACCAACGTGTGGTCAACAGCTGGAACGGGGTCTTGCCAAACCAGATTTTCTTCAGGAACTTCTGATCCCAGGTAGCGCACCTTGGGGCCCATGTCACGGTGAGTCAGCTTGAACCAAGCACGGGCGAAAGCATCAGCAAACTCGTCTGGATTGTCACGGAAGCGCAGTGAGATCTTCTCATAGATTGGATCCATGCGCATGGCCATGTCTGCCGTGGTCATCATGGGTCGATGCTTTTTGGAAGGATCATGAGCATCTGGGGCCATATCTTCATCAGCAACGTCTTTGGCCAGCCACTGCCAGGCACCTGCTGGGCTCTTGGTCAGTTCCCAATCATACTTGAAGAGCGTGGTGAAGTAGCCATTGTCCCACTGAATCGGATTTGGGGTCCAGGCACCTTCGATACCACTGGTGATTGTGTCACCGGCTTTACCGCTGCCGTGCTTGCTGGTCCAACCAAGGCCTTGCTCGGCGATCGAGGCACCTTCTGGCTCAGGACCAACCAGTGCAGCATCACCGGCACCGTGGCATTTACCGAAGGTATGACCACCAGCGACCAGTGCAACAGTCTCTTCATCATTCATCGCCATACGTGCAAAGGTCTCACGAATGTCACCACCGGAGGCAACCGGATCAGGCTCACCGTTTGGTCCTTGTGGATTGACGTAGATCAGGCCCATCT
The SAR324 cluster bacterium DNA segment above includes these coding regions:
- the katG gene encoding catalase/peroxidase HPI → MSESKCPFSGGAFSGSVFSGGESKGTKNRDWWPNQLNLEMLHYHSNLSDPMGEGFDYAEEFTKLDLKALKQDLYDLMTDSQDWWPADYGHYGPFMVRMAWHSAGTYRIADGRGGAGAGQQRFAPLNSWPDNTNLDKARRLLWPVKQKYGNQISWADLMVLAGNCAMESMGFKTFGFGGGRADVWEPEEDIYWGTETEWLADKRYKSERELENPLAAVQMGLIYVNPQGPNGEPDPVASGGDIRETFARMAMNDEETVALVAGGHTFGKCHGAGDAALVGPEPEGASIAEQGLGWTSKHGSGKAGDTITSGIEGAWTPNPIQWDNGYFTTLFKYDWELTKSPAGAWQWLAKDVADEDMAPDAHDPSKKHRPMMTTADMAMRMDPIYEKISLRFRDNPDEFADAFARAWFKLTHRDMGPKVRYLGSEVPEENLVWQDPVPAVDHTLVDASDIAQLKASILATGLSTSELVGTAWCSATTFRNSDKRGGANGARIRLAPQKEWDANQPEQLAKVLQALGGVQETFNASAGGGKKVSIADLIVLGGCAAVEQAVKAGGHNIEVPFTAGRTDATAEQTDADSFAVLESQADGFRNYQKAAFTVSTEEFLVDKAQLMTLTAPEMTALVGGMRVLDANHNQSKHGVFTDRPGVLSTDFFVNLLDMSTEWKANSEEEEVFEGRDRTSGDLKWTGTRVDLIFGSHSQLRAIAEVYAQNDSKEKFVKDFVAAWNKVMNLDRFEI